The Edaphobacter sp. 12200R-103 genome contains a region encoding:
- a CDS encoding DUF4434 domain-containing protein — MTNEPNRREFIAALCMGTASHAVHPFLKNAPQSDAVKPIKGSWFEFQHHATVEGVDWNPALVQFTAEQWDAKVKEFAEIGIEYLVLMATAVYFRSFYDTTIYPKWKLACPDPLEAVLTAADKYKVKFFVGAGFYGSWQKSNVITDPVASKKRLQSLGELATRYGHHPSFYGWYWPDEAEINPHYKPEFMTYVNTLSHEARQLKPIAPILIAPYGTRLAKPDDEYVRQLDAMDVDIVAYQDEVGVRKSKTTETGAFFEGLKRAHDRSKKAKIWADVEIFEFEGSDYDSALVPASFDRVQRQLAAVSPFVENILVYQCMGLMNKPGSAAMAGNPQSVELYSSYVNWLKSRG; from the coding sequence ATGACCAACGAACCGAACCGCAGGGAATTCATCGCCGCTCTTTGCATGGGAACCGCCTCTCATGCCGTCCACCCGTTTCTGAAGAACGCGCCTCAATCGGACGCCGTCAAGCCGATCAAGGGAAGCTGGTTTGAGTTCCAGCACCACGCCACCGTCGAAGGCGTCGACTGGAACCCCGCCCTCGTCCAGTTCACCGCCGAACAGTGGGACGCGAAGGTGAAAGAATTCGCCGAGATCGGAATCGAGTACCTCGTCCTCATGGCGACGGCCGTCTACTTCCGCTCCTTCTACGACACCACGATCTATCCCAAGTGGAAGCTCGCCTGCCCCGACCCACTCGAAGCAGTCCTCACCGCGGCCGACAAATACAAGGTCAAGTTCTTCGTCGGCGCCGGCTTCTACGGCAGCTGGCAGAAGAGCAACGTCATCACCGACCCCGTAGCCTCCAAAAAGCGCCTTCAATCTCTCGGAGAGCTCGCAACGCGCTACGGTCATCATCCCAGCTTCTACGGCTGGTACTGGCCCGACGAGGCCGAGATCAACCCGCACTACAAGCCGGAGTTCATGACCTACGTGAACACCCTCAGCCACGAGGCCCGGCAGCTCAAGCCTATCGCCCCCATCCTGATCGCCCCCTACGGCACCCGTCTCGCAAAACCGGACGACGAGTACGTCCGCCAGCTCGACGCGATGGACGTAGATATCGTCGCCTACCAGGATGAGGTCGGCGTCCGCAAATCGAAGACGACCGAGACAGGAGCCTTCTTCGAAGGCCTGAAGAGGGCGCACGACCGCTCAAAGAAGGCAAAGATCTGGGCCGACGTCGAGATCTTCGAGTTCGAAGGTTCCGACTACGACAGCGCCCTGGTTCCCGCCAGCTTCGACCGCGTTCAACGTCAGCTGGCAGCTGTCTCCCCGTTCGTGGAAAACATCCTCGTTTATCAATGCATGGGCCTGATGAACAAGCCCGGCTCCGCTGCGATGGCAGGAAACCCGCAGTCCGTGGAGCTGTACTCCAGCTACGTCAACTGGCTCAAGAGCCGCGGCTGA